The DNA sequence GCCCCCGCGGTAGAACGTGACGGCGTCGGAGGTGTCCTCAACCGCGACGCGGACCGGCTCCTCGTCGGCCGTGACCGAGAACACGCGGTCCGCCGTGGTGACGGCCTCGTCGTTGAGGTCAACGAGTTCGACGGCGAGTTCGCCGTTCCGGACCGTCGCGTACTCGCCGTTGGGGCCGTCGTGCGGGTGGAGAGTGACTACTCCGGCGTCGTCGGTGTTCCCGTCCTCGACCGCGACGGCCGCTGCTGTGGGGACTGCGAGGCCAGCGAGGAGGAGGGCGACGACGGCGAGGACGTTGAAGCGCATGTACGGCGAGAAAGGATACGGTATCCTCAGGAAGTGTCCTCAACTCGGATAGTGATCGTATCGGGGCCGATATCAGATCCACCACTGGTGATGGTTTTGGAATTAATCACGACGTCGAGGGTCACCGAATCATCACTGCCACCACTTGTGTCCAGCGTTTCCGGGTCAGTACTACCGACGAACTGAATCGCAGATCCGGTATCGCTCGTATCCGCACTCGTCTTCAGAAGGCTATTTTCCGACGGGTTCTCGATATAGACATCGTATTTACTCCCGTCAGTCCCCGACGGAACCGTGATCGTTAACCCACCGTTGTATCTCGTGATGGCATCTGCATTGATGTCCTGCTCGCTCAGCTCGATAGTATCTCCGCCACTTGAGAGACCGTCCGAGACGGAAAGCTGCACCTGAGCACTACCGTCTCCGCTGGTTTGTAGGTCGACTGTCCGTTCGGCTTCCACGTTCGTAAATGCGCCCGACCCGAACGCCGCGCCGCCGCCGACCACTGCTGTGCCAAGACCGATCAGTACGTTGCGTCGATTCATTCTCATTGTTGTTGTCTCCGATGCACGGTAGTCCGTGCTTACACCACCCAAGAGACCCCTACCACTTTGTATTAGTGAGCTTGACCGGGGTTCACACCGTACCTGAACGGTCCGAAACCCCCGCTTGAACCGGGGATATCGGAGTGAAACAACGACCAACGACGGGGGAGCCACAAGCCATATATCACGTCAGAAGATTGGTTCGAACGAACAGGAATGGCGGCACAGAGCGACGACGGGAAGGACGAACTCTTTTCGATCCTGAGCAACCATCGCCGTCGCTACACGATCCAGCTCTGCAAGCAGGCAGAGGACACCGTCACGCTGTCGGATCTGGCCGAGCAGGTCGCGGCGTGGGAGGAGGACAAGACGGTCTCGGAGATCACCTCCGCCGAGCGCAAGCGCGTGTACACGTCGCTCCAGCAGACCCACCTCCCGACGCTGGAGGAGGCGGGGATGATCGAGTACGAGGACCACGAGGTCGAACTCACCGACGCCGCCGACGAACTCGACGTGTACATGGACGTGGTTCCGGAGGGCTCGATCCCGTGGGGCGTGTACTACCTCGGCCTGTCGGTCGTCGGTGCCGGGATCCTTGGGGGAGTCTGGGTCGGCTTGCTGCCGACCACTCCGATCCCGGAACTCGGCTGGGCAGCACTCGTCCTCGGTCTCTTCGCGGCGTCGGCCGTGGTACACGTGATACAGAACCGGCAGATGGAACTCGGCGAGATGGAGCGTCCGCCCTGAGAGCGCTGCGAGGTGACTGACTCGTCCTCGGCGGGGTTCGCTGTGTCGTCGAACCGATTGGATACGGGTTTATCACGGTCGTACACGGGCCACCGACAGCACGACCGTGACGATACCACTCCGGGGAAGGATCGGGATCCGGGTGTCGACCTCGATGGAGGAAGGTACGGTCGAGTGCGTCCCGGAGTAGCCGGCAGACCACCTCTCCCGTCGCGGAAACACTAAATCCGATCCCGCCGAACCACCGTCCATGACGCTACAGGTCGGCGTACTCGGCTACCGGTTCATGGGCAAGGCCCACGCGAACGCGCTGGCGCGGCTGCCGATGTTCTTCCCGGACGCACCGGACGTGGAACGGGACGTGATCGTCGGCCGCGACGAGGCGGCGCTCGCGGACGCCGCGGACCAACTCGGCTTCTCCCGCACTGCGACGGACTGGCGCGAAGTGGTCGACGAGGTCGACGTCTTCTACAACCTCGGGCCGAACCACGTCCACGCCGAGCCCTCCATCGCGGCGCTGGAGGCCGGGACGCCCGTTTTCTGCGAGAAGCCGCTCGCGCCGACGCTCGACGACGCCGGAGAGATGCGCGACGCGGCGCGGGACGCGGGCGTCCCTGCGGGGAACGCGTTCAACTACCGGTTCGTGCCGGCGATCCAGTACGCGAAGAACCTCATCGACGCGGGCGAGATCGGCGAGATACGGCACTTCCGCGGCACGTACCTCCAGGACTGGCTGGTCGACCCCGAGGCCCCGTGGTCGTGGCGCAACGACGAGGAACTGGCCGGCAGCGGCGCGCTCGGCGACCTCGGCGCGCACACCGTCGACCTGGCGCGGTTCCTCGTCGGCGAGGTCGAGCGCGTCAGCGGCCACCTGACCACGTTCGTCGACGAGCGCCCGGTCGAAGGCAGCGACGAAACCCGTCCGGTCACCGTCGACGACGCCTACTCGGCGCAGGCCGAGTTCGAAAACGGCGCGATGGGCACGTTCGAGGCGTCGCGCTTCGCCACGGGCCACAAGAACGACCACAGCATCGAGGTCCACGGATCGGAGGGTAGCCTCCGCTTCTCGCTGGAGCGACTGAACGAACTCGAGGTGCTCCGGGACGGCAACCGCGGCTACGAGACGGTGCTCGTCACCGACGAGGACGACCCCTACGTCGACCACTGGTGGCCGCCGGGCCACGTCATCGGCTGGGAGCACACGTTCGTCCACGAGAACTACGAGTTCCTCTCGGCGGTCGAAAACGACGGCGAGTTCGAGCCGAGCTTCGAGGACGGCTACGCCGCACAGCAGGTGCTGGACGCCGTGGAGCGGAGTGACGAAACCGCCCAGTGGGTCGAGGTCGAGGGCCGGTAGGCGTCTCGACCGCACCGCTGGGCGGTTTCCGGAGAGTGGGTCGAGGTCGAGGGACGGTAGGTGCTCGACCGCACCGCTGGGTGGGCTGAAACCCTCAGAACTCGCGCTGCCCCTCGTCAGTGATGACGCTGTCGAGCAGGGAGAGCGGCGTCGCGTCGTAACTCGGGTTCTCGACGGCAAAGCCCTCGGCCGGTTCGCGCATCACCTCGCTGGCCGAGCGGTACTCGTTCTCGAAGACGAACCCCTCGTCGATGATCTTCGCGCCGGAGCCGACGACGCTCATCGGGACGCCGAGCTGGGCGGCCGTCGCCGCGATCGGGAACGTGCCGACGCGGTTGTACAGCGTGTCGTCGGCGATGGAGGTCATGCCCATCAGCACGCGGTCGCAGTCGGGTAACACCTCGCCGCAGGCCGCGTCGGTGAGCAGCGTCGTGTCGACGCGGTCCATCCCGGCGAGCGTCCGCGCCGTCTTCCGCCCGAGGTAGCGCGGCCGCGCCTCGGTGACGTACACGTCGAGATAGTTGCCGTTCTGCACCGCCCGCTCGACGGCTTCGAGGAACGTCGTGGAGTAGGCGTGCGTGAGCAGCGTCTCGCCGTCGGCCAGCGTTTCGGCCGCGCGGGCGGCCGCCTCCCGTTTGCCCGTCTCGATATCGTCGGCGACGCGGTCGATGACCTGCCGGAGCCGCGCCTTTGCGTCCTCGACGGTCCCGTCGTCGGCGTCGAGCACCTCGTGTTCGACCTCGCGGAGCGCGTTCTGGAGGGACGCATGGGAGGGGTTCGCCCGGCGGAGCGTCTTGCTGTTGCGCTCGATGTCCCGGTGGAACGCCTCGACGGAGGTGAACTCGCGGTCGAGCAGCTCCCCGAGCGCGCGGGTCGCCTTCACGGCGACGACGGAGGAGCTGTGGGTCTGCATCGCCTCGATCTCCTCGACCGTCTCGTCGATCATGCGGTGATCCAAACCGCCTGCCGACAAAGCCCTTGCGGGGGAGCGACTCCCACCCGTCGCCCGCCGGAGCTAACTGGCCGCGCGCCCTACGTCGGAACGATGGTATCGGTCACCTACACCTGCCCCTACTGCGACGCGGTCGTCGCCATCGACCGCAACCCGTACATGCGCGACAAGTCCGTGACTGCGGAGCCACAGGACGGCCGGGAGTACGCCAGCACGACCGGCGAGTACGAGGAGGCAGACGGGATCGAGTTCGTCTGCATCGGGACGCAAAGCGTCCCGGGCGATCGGACGGCGTCCGATACCGTCGGCGACCCGGACGGCGAAGACGGCGGGAGCGGTCCGGACGACGGGGAAGACGGCTGCGGGCGGACGTTCTACCTCAACTACGTGAAGTACGAGCGCGGCCGGGAACTCCACGAGGGGCCGTCGCTCGAAGACACGCCGCGGTTCGACTTCAACCCATGAACGACGACGTACTCGACGAACAGCGCGAACTCGTATCGCTGCTCGAAGACGCGGGCTGGGACGTCACCGAGACGGAACTCTCGGTGTACGAGAGCCCGTGGGCGGACGACGACTCGCCGGAGGCGACGGTGACGCTCACGGCGCGGAAGCTGCTTGGCGACGGGGACGACGCGGACGGCGCGGACGGTGATGACGACGACACCAGCGAGTTCCGGATCGGCTGACGCTGCCGGTCAGCCCTTGATGTTACAGACGGGGAACGTCCGGGCGACCTTGTCGCCGATGCCGAGCGCGTCGGAGACCCGCACTACCTCGTCCACGTCCTTGTACACGCCCGGCGCTTCCTCCGCGACGGTCGCGCCGCTCTCGGCCTTCACGTAGACGCCCTGCTGTTCGAGGTCGTCCTGCACGTCGCCGCCCCAGTAGTCCTGCTTGGCCTGCGTCCGGCTCATCAGCCGGCCCGCGCCGTGGGCCGTCGAGCCGAACGTCAGGTCCATCGACGACTCGCCGCCGCGCAGGACGTAGCTCCCCGCGCCCATGCTCCCGGGGATGATGATCGGCTGCCCCACGTCGCGGTACGCGGCGGGGACCTCCGGGTGTCCGGCGGGGAACGCGCGGGTCGCGCCCTTCCGGTGGACGTACAGTTCGCGGTCCTCGCCGTCGACCGCGTGGGTCTCCTTCTTGGCGATGTTGTGGGCCACGTCGTACAGCAGCTCCATCCCCAGTTGCTCCCAGGTGCGGTCGAACACGCGCTCGAACACCCGGCGCGTCCGGTGCATGATCACCTGCCGGTTCACCCACGCGAAGTTGATCGCGGCGCACATCGCCCCGTAGTACTCCTCGGCGAGTTCCGAGCCGGCCGGCGCGGCGGCGAGTTCCCTGTCCGGGAGGTCGGCCAGCAGGTCGCCGTGCTCCTGCTCGATCCGCCGGAGGTAGTCGTTGCACACCTGGTGACCGAGTCCGCGGCTCCCGCAGTGGATCAGGACGACGATCTGATCCTCCCGAAGGTCGAACGCCTCGCCCACGTCCTCCCGGAACACGTCCGTGACGCGCTGGACTTCGAGGAAGTGGTTGCCGCTGCCGAGGCTGCCGATCTGGTTGCGGCCGCGGTCCTTGGCCTTCTGCGAGACGGCCGACGGGTCGGCGTCCGGCCGGCGGCCCTCGTCCTCGCAGGCGCGCAGGTCCGCCTCGACGCCGTACCCCGCCTCGACGGCCCACTCGACGCCGCGGGAGAGGATTTCCTCGACCGTGTCGGCGTCGCCGTCGACGATGCCGCCGCCGCCGAGGCCCGAGGGGACGTTGGCGAACAGGGCGTCGACGAGTTCCTCCTCCTTCCCGCGCACGTCGTCGTACGTCAGGTCCGTCGTCATCATCCTGACGCCGCAGTTGATGTCGTATCCGACCGCTCCCGGCGAAATACAGCCGTTCTCGGCGTCCAGCGCACCGACGCCGCCGACCGGGAAGCCGTACCCCTGGTGGCCGTCGGGCATGCAGATGGCGTGGTTCGTGATCCCGGGCAGATGGGTGGCGTTTTTCAGCTGCTGGAGCGTCTTGTCCTCGCTGATTTCGTCCAGCAGCGCCTCGCTCGCTAGCACGCGGGCGGGAGCGCGCATGTCGCCCTCTCGCGGAATCTCCCAGACGTACTCACGCACTTTTTCGAGCGTGATGCCGTCGGCGTCGTAGGTGGTCATACGCGAACGTGGGGGAGGCGGCCCGGAATACGTTTCGTCTCCGGGGACGGCGTCGGCCGCCGGCGACCCGTCGCGCTACACGTCGAAGACGACGTACGCCGCCCACCCGGATTCGGTCTCCCGCAGGTCCATCTCGGAGTAGGTGACGGCTTTCACCTCGCGGGCGCTGACCGCCGATAGCGGGACGCCACGGGCGCTCCCGGACAGGTGCCACTCGCCGTCGCGCTCGGTCACCGTCGCCCGGTTGTCGACCGGTAACACCGACCGCACGTCGCGCTGGAAGATGAGCTCATCGAGGTAGTCAAAGAGGAGCGCCTCACGCCCCTCGGCCGCGACGGTCACGTCGAACCGGTCGCCGGCGTCGGGCACGTCGTCGCACATCGCGGCGGCGAGCCCGTCGGCCGCGGCCGCGAACGCGTCCCCGAGCCGGTCGCCGCTCGCGGCCACCGCCACGTCGGCGGTGTGGTCCCGGAGTTCGTAGGGCATGCCCGGTCGTATCCCGCCCGGCGGCTTGGGGGTTCGGATCCGTGTCGGTGGTGGTCACTCGCCGGCGCGTGACCCGCCGTCGCCGCGGGCTGCCGGTGGAATTATATTTGCGAACGCATTACAGGGAGGCAGTGAGCGTCAAGGTCGACATCCGGGTCGTCGGGGCCGGCAGCGACGAGTTCATCGAGGAGGCGTGGGACCTCAAGGAGTCGATCCGGCAGGACGACGGCGTGCTGAAACAGCGCCGTAGCTTCTTCACCGACGCCTACCAGCGCTCGACGGTCCACGTCGCGTTCTGTGACGGCGACCTCGTCGGCTTCGCGGCGGCCCGCCGGGACGGCTACATCCTGTTTCTCGCCGTCGCGCCGGCCCACCGCGGCGAGGGGCTGGGCGAGCAGCTCGTCGCCCGCGTCGCCGACGACCACTCCACCGTCACCTGTCACGCCCGGACCACCAACGAGAACGCCCTCCAGTTCTACGAGCATCTCGGCTTCGAGATCAAGCGCCGCATCGACAACTACTACGAGGACGGCGGCGACGCCTACTACCTGAAGCTCGGCTCCGACGCGGGGATCGCCGAACGGCTCTCCGACATCATCCGCGGGTAGCGAACCGACGACGCCGAGCGACCGCGAGCGCGTTCGGCATCCTTTTCCCACCCCCGCGCATACCGAACTGACGACATGGAGGAGCACACCCGGGGGTATCTCCGCGGCCGGTTCCGCGACCACTACCGGCGGGCGGAGATCACGCCGCCGCCGGACGCCCCCGACCGTGAGTGGGGCTTCATCCCCTGGACGGAGGGGCCGGGCACGACGATGGTCCGCCATCGCTCGCTGCTCGACATCGGTTCGCTCCCCGATTTCCTCCAGCGCAAGCGCCCGCGCCACGTCTACTTCTCGGCCGGGCGCTACGCCGACCCGAGCGCGAACTCGATGAGCGAGAAGGGGTGGCAGTCGGCCGACCTGGTGTTCGACCTCGACGCCGACCACCTGCCGAGCGTCGATCCCGCCGAGACCGCCTACCCGGAGATGCTCGCGGCCTGCAAGGACGCGCTGGAGCGCCTGCTCGACTTCCTCGAGAACGACTTCGGCTTCGAGGACCTGACGGTCGTGTTCTCCGGCGGGCGCGGCTACCACGTCCACGTCCGCGACCCGGGCGTCCGCGAACTGGACAGCGAGGCGCGCCGCGAGGTCGTCGACTACGTCCGTGGGATCGACGTCGAGTTCGACGACCTGGTCGACACCGAGGCCGTCGCCGGCATGGGCCGCGAGACGCCGGCCCAGAAGCGAACCCTCGACACGACGGGCGGCTGGAGCGCCCGCGTCCACGACCGGATCTGCGCGTTCGTCGACGACCTGCTCGCGGCCGACGAGGCCGACGCGCTGGAGCGCCTGCGCGAGTTCGACGGCATCGGCGAGGGGAAGGCGACGGCGGCGCTGACGGCCGCCCGGTCGAACGCCGAGCGGATCCGCGGCGGGAACGTCGACGTCCACCCCGCCTTCTTTCAGGTGGCTCGCATCCTCGCGGAGGGCGTGCTGGAGACCGAGAGCGCGCCGATCGACGAGCCGGTCACCACCGACACGAACCGCCTCATCCGCCTGCCGGGGAGCCTCCACGGCGGGAGCGGGCTGGCGGTCCGCCGCATCCCGCGCGACGAACTGGACGGCTTCGACCCCCTTGTCGACGCCGTCCCCGAGACGTTCGTCGGCAACACCATCGCGGTCGACGTGACCGACGTGACGGACCTGTCGCCGGCCGGAAACCCCGACTTCGGTGACGTGTCGCTCGGCGGCGACACCTTTACGGTATCGGAGGGCACACAAACTGTACCGGAACCCGTGGGCGTCTTCCTGATGGCCCGCGGCCACGCCGAAAAGGGTGAAGAATGAACTTGGATGAACTGCGGTCTGTCCAGAGCAAGGAACGGCAGAAGGACAGCTTGCAGCATCTCCGCGACTCGTTTTACGCCGACGTGGGCCAGTACATCGCGGACCTGAAGGCCCAGCGCGACCGCGCGGCCGAGGAAGCCGACGACCCGTTCTCGGACCCCGAGGTCGGCCGTCTCACCGACGAGATCGAGACGGCAGAGGAGGTGGTCGAGTCGGTGTACGAGCGCCGGATGGGGAAGATCGTCAAGCGCGCCAGCATCGCCGCGGCCGGGATGCAGTCGGACGAGGAGGGCCTGACGACCGAGGAGAAGGACCTGTACGCCGACATCGTCGACCGGATCGAGGCGAACAAGGGGGTCGTGCTCGACACGCTCTCCGGCGAGGAGACGAGCGAGTCGACGGAGGAACCGCCCACAGAGACCGAGCCAACCCAGTCGTCGGACGGCGTCGCCGCCGCCGACCTGATGGGCGACGGGACCGAGGCGGCGAGCGATGACGACGCCGTGCCCGACCCCGTCCCCGAGACGGGCGACGCCGTGCCCGAACCGATAGCCGAGGCCGAAAAGGAACGTGCCGACGAGTCCAACGACACGTCGACCCCGACGCCGTCACCGGAGGCGACCACGGAGACCGACGGCGGTGCGGTGGCCGACGACGGCGACACGTCGTCGCAGGACGAAGCAACGGCCCCGGCCGGGGCACCGTCCGGCACCGACCGTTCGACCGTCCGCATCACGGAGGACGTGGGGCAGATCCTCGGCGTCGACGAGCGCGAGTACGAACTCGCGGCCGAGGACGTGGTGTCGCTCCCCGACCAGAACGTCGACCCGCTGATCCAGCAGGACGCCGCCGAACGGCTGGACTGAAAGCGGAACCCGTTTGTAACCCCGAGTGCTGACTCGGGGTATGCTCTGTACCGGCCAGTCGGCCCCCGAGTTCGAACTGCCCGACCAGAACGGCGACCTCGTCTCGCTGTCGGACTTCCGCGGCCAGCGAGTCGTCCTGTACTTCTACCCGCGAGCGAACACCGAGGGCTGTACGACGCAGGCCTGTGGCTTCCGCGACAACTGGGCGGCGTTCGAGGACCGCGACGTGGCCGTCCTCGGCGTCAGCGACGACGAGGTGTCCGACCTCAAGACGTTCGAGGCGGACCACGACCTCCCGCACACGCTCCTCTCGGACGAGCACGGCGAGGTGTCGACGCTGTACGACTCCTACGGCGAGAAGCAGATGTTCGGCAACACGTTCGACGGCGTGTTCCGGAACACGTACGTCATCGACGCCGAGGGCGAGATCGAGTTCGCGTACGAGGGCGTCTCGCCGGAGGGCCACGCCGAGGCGATCCTAGCGGATCTGGACGAGTAAACTACCTCTCCCTACTCCCTCGGCGCATACGCGCCTCGGTCCTTGAGGGAGGGGCTTTGATGTGGACTTCCGGTGATTAGCTGTCGGCGGTTGGCCGATAGCCGTCACCGTTCAACATCCCACCATGTATACGCACGTCTACTGGTGCGTCTGCGCTCCCCGACGTGGGCGAGGAACGCAGGCTGTGGTGTCGCTTCCGCATATACCGTAACGCGACGTTTTTCGCGCCGTTGTAATCCGCGTTGATTTCGTACCCACACTTCAGGCACTGGAACTGCTCGCCGTCCCGGTTGTCTTCGTGAGTAAACCCACAATCAGTCCGAGAACACCGCTGACTCGTATGGGCAGGCTCGACCTGCTCTACAGCCACCCCTCGATCTGGAGCTTTGTACTCAACGTACTCGACAAGACGGCGGAACGCCCACACGTGATGCCAGTCAGCGTGAGGGAGTCGCTCTCGAATATCCGTCAACTCCTCGAATACGATCACGTCGCAGTCGTAGTCAACCGCTTCCTCAACGATCTCGTTGGCGACCGTGTGGATGTACTGTTTCCGCCATGCTCGCTCTCGCTTCCCGAGTCGAAGGACGGCGTTGTGTGCGGCTTGTGTGCCACGCTGTTGCATTTCTGCTCGGCGGTTCTCGAACTCCCGGATCCAGTGGTCGTACTCATCACCACTCCAGAACGTCCCTGTGGTGGCGACGGCGAGACTGTTCACACCGAGGTCGATCCCGAGGACTGTCTGGTGCCCGGGATCGGCCGAACCCTCGATCTCAACAGCCTCTCCATCTTCGTCTATCTTCCGCGTTTTGACGTGGAAGTAGAATTCGTTGCTGGCTTGGTCGTACTGGAGTGTACTCGTCCGAAACTCGTACTCCTCGGACAAGACGTACTCTTCGTACGGCGTTGGACTATCCGCTGGCAACTCGAAATCACACTCGATACGCCCGTTCAC is a window from the Halostella salina genome containing:
- a CDS encoding DUF7344 domain-containing protein, whose product is MAAQSDDGKDELFSILSNHRRRYTIQLCKQAEDTVTLSDLAEQVAAWEEDKTVSEITSAERKRVYTSLQQTHLPTLEEAGMIEYEDHEVELTDAADELDVYMDVVPEGSIPWGVYYLGLSVVGAGILGGVWVGLLPTTPIPELGWAALVLGLFAASAVVHVIQNRQMELGEMERPP
- a CDS encoding Gfo/Idh/MocA family protein → MTLQVGVLGYRFMGKAHANALARLPMFFPDAPDVERDVIVGRDEAALADAADQLGFSRTATDWREVVDEVDVFYNLGPNHVHAEPSIAALEAGTPVFCEKPLAPTLDDAGEMRDAARDAGVPAGNAFNYRFVPAIQYAKNLIDAGEIGEIRHFRGTYLQDWLVDPEAPWSWRNDEELAGSGALGDLGAHTVDLARFLVGEVERVSGHLTTFVDERPVEGSDETRPVTVDDAYSAQAEFENGAMGTFEASRFATGHKNDHSIEVHGSEGSLRFSLERLNELEVLRDGNRGYETVLVTDEDDPYVDHWWPPGHVIGWEHTFVHENYEFLSAVENDGEFEPSFEDGYAAQQVLDAVERSDETAQWVEVEGR
- a CDS encoding translation initiation factor eIF-2B, yielding MIDETVEEIEAMQTHSSSVVAVKATRALGELLDREFTSVEAFHRDIERNSKTLRRANPSHASLQNALREVEHEVLDADDGTVEDAKARLRQVIDRVADDIETGKREAAARAAETLADGETLLTHAYSTTFLEAVERAVQNGNYLDVYVTEARPRYLGRKTARTLAGMDRVDTTLLTDAACGEVLPDCDRVLMGMTSIADDTLYNRVGTFPIAATAAQLGVPMSVVGSGAKIIDEGFVFENEYRSASEVMREPAEGFAVENPSYDATPLSLLDSVITDEGQREF
- a CDS encoding RtcB family protein, with the protein product MTTYDADGITLEKVREYVWEIPREGDMRAPARVLASEALLDEISEDKTLQQLKNATHLPGITNHAICMPDGHQGYGFPVGGVGALDAENGCISPGAVGYDINCGVRMMTTDLTYDDVRGKEEELVDALFANVPSGLGGGGIVDGDADTVEEILSRGVEWAVEAGYGVEADLRACEDEGRRPDADPSAVSQKAKDRGRNQIGSLGSGNHFLEVQRVTDVFREDVGEAFDLREDQIVVLIHCGSRGLGHQVCNDYLRRIEQEHGDLLADLPDRELAAAPAGSELAEEYYGAMCAAINFAWVNRQVIMHRTRRVFERVFDRTWEQLGMELLYDVAHNIAKKETHAVDGEDRELYVHRKGATRAFPAGHPEVPAAYRDVGQPIIIPGSMGAGSYVLRGGESSMDLTFGSTAHGAGRLMSRTQAKQDYWGGDVQDDLEQQGVYVKAESGATVAEEAPGVYKDVDEVVRVSDALGIGDKVARTFPVCNIKG
- a CDS encoding archease, whose amino-acid sequence is MPYELRDHTADVAVAASGDRLGDAFAAAADGLAAAMCDDVPDAGDRFDVTVAAEGREALLFDYLDELIFQRDVRSVLPVDNRATVTERDGEWHLSGSARGVPLSAVSAREVKAVTYSEMDLRETESGWAAYVVFDV
- a CDS encoding GNAT family N-acetyltransferase; this translates as MSVKVDIRVVGAGSDEFIEEAWDLKESIRQDDGVLKQRRSFFTDAYQRSTVHVAFCDGDLVGFAAARRDGYILFLAVAPAHRGEGLGEQLVARVADDHSTVTCHARTTNENALQFYEHLGFEIKRRIDNYYEDGGDAYYLKLGSDAGIAERLSDIIRG
- the priS gene encoding DNA primase small subunit PriS, with the protein product MEEHTRGYLRGRFRDHYRRAEITPPPDAPDREWGFIPWTEGPGTTMVRHRSLLDIGSLPDFLQRKRPRHVYFSAGRYADPSANSMSEKGWQSADLVFDLDADHLPSVDPAETAYPEMLAACKDALERLLDFLENDFGFEDLTVVFSGGRGYHVHVRDPGVRELDSEARREVVDYVRGIDVEFDDLVDTEAVAGMGRETPAQKRTLDTTGGWSARVHDRICAFVDDLLAADEADALERLREFDGIGEGKATAALTAARSNAERIRGGNVDVHPAFFQVARILAEGVLETESAPIDEPVTTDTNRLIRLPGSLHGGSGLAVRRIPRDELDGFDPLVDAVPETFVGNTIAVDVTDVTDLSPAGNPDFGDVSLGGDTFTVSEGTQTVPEPVGVFLMARGHAEKGEE
- the bcp gene encoding thioredoxin-dependent thiol peroxidase, translated to MLCTGQSAPEFELPDQNGDLVSLSDFRGQRVVLYFYPRANTEGCTTQACGFRDNWAAFEDRDVAVLGVSDDEVSDLKTFEADHDLPHTLLSDEHGEVSTLYDSYGEKQMFGNTFDGVFRNTYVIDAEGEIEFAYEGVSPEGHAEAILADLDE
- a CDS encoding RNA-guided endonuclease InsQ/TnpB family protein, with the translated sequence MAVRRTAPVKLVVPDEYRDDLHETAEQFLYCANEASDYCWDNTDYEDCVTSNVTARDALYDRLREETELTANLVQEAIRRAVHAVDSGVDRWKNGKRTNKPEFTSWSMVYDKRSATFYRNKISLSTVNGRIECDFELPADSPTPYEEYVLSEEYEFRTSTLQYDQASNEFYFHVKTRKIDEDGEAVEIEGSADPGHQTVLGIDLGVNSLAVATTGTFWSGDEYDHWIREFENRRAEMQQRGTQAAHNAVLRLGKRERAWRKQYIHTVANEIVEEAVDYDCDVIVFEELTDIRERLPHADWHHVWAFRRLVEYVEYKAPDRGVAVEQVEPAHTSQRCSRTDCGFTHEDNRDGEQFQCLKCGYEINADYNGAKNVALRYMRKRHHSLRSSPTSGSADAPVDVRIHGGMLNGDGYRPTADS